ACCGTGGACGAGGGCAACCGAAGGCACCGATTGCGCCGGGCGTGTGACCCACAAAATCAGGGATGCATCAGCAACGTCAGCGTAGTTGTTGGCAATGCCAGGGTTGTACCTCGAGAGCATCGGAGGTACAGGGGTGGCAAGTTTGACATCGATGGTGATGTCAACAGCCTGGTACTCCTTCTGGTCTTCCGGTTCGGCCATTGGAGGGTTGGGCGTGATGTCCTTGAGGTCGACCGCATGCTCAAGGAAGATGGCAGTAGGGGCGTCACGTCCTTTGTTGCCAAAGTCGGTGGTGGCAACCTGCTGCGAGCATTCCGTCGAACATGTTATAGGCGCAAACTTGATGCAGGCAGAGGACGTGTCATGGAGGACCTCGAAGACCTCCTGGGCCTTGGTGGTGAAGGGGACGCCGGGGAAGATGGCGAGCTCAGTGACAACTTCTGGAATTGCCGCCATCAATGTGTACTCGGCC
Above is a window of Triticum aestivum cultivar Chinese Spring chromosome 6B, IWGSC CS RefSeq v2.1, whole genome shotgun sequence DNA encoding:
- the LOC123137118 gene encoding uncharacterized protein isoform X3, encoding MAAIPEVVTELAIFPGVPFTTKAQEVFEVLHDTSSACIKFAPITCSTECSQQVATTDFGNKGRDAPTAIFLEHAVDLKDITPNPPMAEPEDQKEYQAVDITIDVKLATPVPPMLSRYNPGIANNYADVADASLILWVTRPAQSVPSVALVHGDDRVQPTACTEHRPHGVHLVVESKGSLLPPLRKETEPQPWPPPIQVQIAGNNDIQVLGIATTDDVGYVWWPPDYQPRLWSELQKWLLSILR